Genomic segment of Drosophila gunungcola strain Sukarami chromosome 2L unlocalized genomic scaffold, Dgunungcola_SK_2 000052F, whole genome shotgun sequence:
CATTCTCGTTCGGCTTTTGTTCTTTTGCGTTGGCGTTGGCGTTGGACTAACAGAGATGCACTCCGCCGTAAAGCCGCGGTCGTCGGGTGATGCCAATTACTCAGCGACGGATTGCCACAAATAAATCCGATGTAATTAAGCAATTCCCTCCACCAGTCGCACTCCTTCCTTCGACCCCCGGGGGTTTTATACCCTTTTTTCTCCGTTCCTTGTAGATCCTGCCATAAAAGCACACAACAAATCATGCGCCATTTTTGTGGTTGGGCTCTGTGCATAATTTGGCCGAAACCGAAATGAACAAGCCGCAGCCTCCAGTAGTCGTTAGTTAACGTTGCACTCAGGAAAAACAGGAGGCTTaggcttaaaacaaaaatatcacaaaacaatgatataaaaaaaatgttacttcAAAAATACTATACATATAAATCAAGAGTTATATaagtaaaaaatacatttttttttttaaataccaaaaGAGTAATATTTGTGGAAAAGCAAATAACAATCCAACTAATAATGTGGCagataataaaagaaaaaaacaagaataaaaGTATACTTTTTCGACACATACATTCTAAGATAGAAGAAAcgaaaagatttatttttgagtgCACTGCTCTTGATGAACCCCCTCACCAACGGCCTTTTGAAGCAGCCAACTGCGTAATCTTGGCGGGGCATAAATCTCGTGACTGTCATTTTTGTGTCTCCATTTTGGCGACCCAAATAATATttgcaatgtttttattttatgaaaaaagaTACCCAATGCAGGAGAGAAGAACCTTTCTTGTTTCGTCTTTTTgttccatttttgttttgtgaggATCCTCTTGGAACGGTTTTTGCGgttttgcatattaaattcTTCTGCGGAGTTTCTTCTGTCTTTGGAGATTCTTACCCCTTACCCccaccacaaaaaaaaaatcgctgCTCATATGGCTCACAACATTTTTCTGCAGTGATTTTCGGGGCCGCCAACTTGGTCGGAAtgcataatttctttttaatgccATTGGTTGGGGACTTGAGTCTTGGGACCTGGGACCTGAGACTGGACGACAGGCTTCCTCTCCAGATTCTGGTTCCTCTGCTCTGTTCGCCTCTCTTATTTTTTGGGGTGGGGggaatgaaatttttaaatgtttgctgCCTTCGTAATCTTGAAGTATGAAATATTGCTTTAAGATTGGATTTTCAACACTGTTGTTGAGATTAAGATACGCGCCGAACAACAACCAGGTCCAAGTAGAGCGACCCAAGAGGTCTGCAATCCTCCTCTTTTCGGCCGCCCCTCCTTCTCATTCCTCTTAATATGCCACAAAAATAATCTATAATTGGTATTTGCGCAGGTACGCGAGGATGCCGTCGTGGGCCATGTGGTCGGTTCCATCAGCCCCAGCGAACGTCCGGCGGATGTGAGCCGGAATAGTGTGGAGGAGTCCTTTGAGGACTTGCGCGTTACCTACACTCTAAATCCCTTGACTAAGGACCTGATTGAGGGCGCCTTTGACATCGATCGTCACACGGGGAACCTCGTTGTGGCTCGTCTCTTGGACAGAGAGGTGCAATCGGAATTTAGGTTGGAAATCAGAGCTTTGGACACCACAGCCAGCAATAATCCGCAGAGTAGCGCCATCACGGTGAAGATTGAAGTGGCAGATGTCAATGATAATGCACCCGAATGGTCACAGGATCCCATTGATCTTCaggtaattaaaaaacaacatttgcTTGGATTTAAGCCCAGTAAAATTTAtgattgtttttagtttagttatCTTTTATAagcacatttttaatattttcgtttAACGATAAcggtaacttttttttaaataaataagaaaagcaGAATGGTCACAATATTCAATACcaagtaaaatattatttttttatatgcacCATCACTTTGTAATAAAGTCAACCAATTTCTCTAAATAGAAAGTTCCTATGCAACGAAATTGTGTTCTTAACGAATTTAATCACTGATCATAAAACTTGATACCGCAggtttaaattgttaaactttattgtttttctatGTGTGTTTTTTAGGTGAGCGAGGCCACTCCCCTTGGCACAATAATCCACAACTTTACGGCCACGGATGCGGACACTGGAACCAATGGAGAACTGCAGTATCGTTTGCTGCGTTATTTTCCACAACTAAACGAGAGCCAGGAGCAGGCAATGCCGCTTTTTGGTCTTGATTCCCTGACAGGATCCCTCAGTCTGCAGGCTCCCTTGGATTTCGAAGCTGTGCAAGAGTACCTGCTCATTGTGCAAGCCTTGGATCAATCTTCGAATGTGCCAGACCGACTGCAGACATCGGTGACTGTGAGATTACGAGTTCTGGATGCCAACGACAATGCTCCGCAGTTCGTTTCCCCGAATACAAATGGCGGAAAATCCGCCACGCTTTTCATAGGCGATTCAACTAGAATTGGAGAGAATGTGGCACATATTGTGGCCGTTGATAAAGATTCTGGCGATAATGGACGCCTCACCTACGAAATAACGGGTGGAAATGGCGAGGGTCGCTTCAGAATCAATCCCCAAACAGGAGTTATTGAGCTGGTTAAGTCACTGCCTCCTGCCGCCGAGGATGTTGAGAAAAATGGACGATTCAGTCTCGTTATCAGCGCCAAAGATCATGGTCAACCGGAGTCAAAAAGAAGCTTCTTAAATCTTCAGCTTGTCGTTCAAGGCAGCCACAATAATCCACCGCGATTTCTGCAGGCTGTTTATCGGGCCACAATACTGGAGAATGTTCCCAGTGGAAGTTTCGTCCTACAGGTCACTGCAAAGTCACTTCACGGTGGAGAAAATGGTGAGGATTTTTTTTACagatttttaagattttttggccaaacttttaacttttctatttatctttttattcAAACTTTCAATATACACTCTTATATTTCACAGCTAACCTGAGCTACGAGATTCCCAATGGCGTGGCCAACGACCTGTTTCACGTAGACTGGCAAAGAGGAATTATTACCACGCGTGGCCAGTTTGATCGCGAGTCTAAAGCCAGTTATGTCCTACCCGTTTACGTAAGGGATGCCAACCGCCTGGCCACCTCAGCCTCTTCGGCGGTAAGAAAACAGCGCTCCTCGGACAGCAATGGCGAAACATCGAATGGCCAGCACTTCGATGTGGCAACTGTTTACATATCGATAGGAGATGTCAATGACAATTCTCCGGAATTTCGACCAGGATCGTGTTATGGTCTATCCATTCCGGAGAACAGCGAACCGGGTGTTATCCACACTGTGGTGGCCAGCGATCTGGATGAAGGTCCCAACTCCGATCTTATTTACAGCATTACAGGTAGGGAAATTACAATATAAtgttgaattaataaaaacctAATATTTCTATAACTTAACCAACAAAACATCGTATTAAAAATCATgattataaattacaatttttttttgtgtcatACTATCCTATTTTTGTAGGCGGCAATCAAGGCAACAAATTCAGCATCAATGCTCGGTCTGGAGAGCTGAGTGTACGAGCTTTGGATAGGGAGCAGCAATCTATGTACATTCTGCAGATCCAGGCCTCGGATCGGGGGCAACCGAAAAGTCGCCAGGGACACTGTAACATCACTGTTTTCGTTGAGGATCAGAACGATAATGCACCGCGGTTTAAGCTAAGCAAATATATTGCCAGCGTGCAGGAGGACGCACCGCTGGGCACAAGTGTGGTGCAAATCAATGCCGTGGATGCTGATTTGGGCGTGAATGCCAGACTCGTTTACTCGTTGGCCAATGAAACCCAATGGCAGTTTGCCATCGACAGCCAGAGCGGATTAATTACTACCGTTGGGTAAGTTTTATACATAGTTGGTTGGATTGTACCTAGTTCCTCTCCTGAGCATCTGTGGGTCATTGCTTTGGCTTTATCTTATCACTAAGCCCGATCTCAGAAAGGACGCGACATAAACCATTGCCGTAATTTCCTCAGCTAATGCGGCATGGAAATCGATGTATCCGAGGACGTAGCTCTTCGTCCTACGCATCCAGCCACAATGTTGCGAATCCGTCTGCTGTCATCACTGCCCCTCCTACTTTTCTACTTTTGCCTACTTTTTGCCCTTTTCTACTCCTACAGACAATCCTATAAATAGCTTAAGGTGGGGCTGCAACGTGGATCCTAAATGCGTCGTTGTCCTTTTATGTGTGTTCTTCGATTGCTGTTTGTGCAcaagaagaaaataaatggCTTAAGCCAGGCCtactcaaataaaaataatagggGTTAATGCTTAGATATTCctgcaaatcattataaaCAACGTTTTGAAATGATTTCaatataatgaaatatttcctaatttcatttatttattctttcattctgttttctttttttgtcagttattttatatatatttttttaattggcttttgtttgttaatttccTATTGAGAGTTTTTCTCTCTGCATTTTCTTTGTGGCCTTTCTGGGCCCCCACCGGTGCAAATTTATGCTTATTGACAACCAATGATGACAACAATTGCTTGTTCCGTCTGACATAGCTCCTGCTCAGTTCCGGCCAAAGAAGATCGGTGAGGAAGAGAAGGAGTACCTACGGGGATCATGAGGAATCGGAGGGAGAAATAAAGAAGAAGGGTTGCCATGCAGGGGGCACTCGAAATGACAGTAGCGTCAGTGTTGCCATTTATACAAACGCGATCCGCTGTCATGTACCAATTTTTATCTTTCGCTGATTGTcggcaaacaataaaaacaaaatccccGCCACCGCcaaaaagccacaaaaaaaaaatacaaagaaaagAACAGAGTCAAGAATAAAGATCGGGGGATTGGGGGATCGGGGGGCTCCAGCTCCACATGAAGAGGTAATGGCAAACAGAGcagaattgtagagcagactATCAGACGGACTGAGAGACAATTCGTGACGTTGTTGTTAGTCTTGGACTTGCACTTGGACTTGCAATCGGTGGTATTGGGAGCTTGAAACTCGGAACCTGGATTGAAACTTGGTCTTGGATTTGCTGGCTAGCCTGGACTTAAAACTTGCCTTTGCGGTCGTCTACACAACCGAGAAACAAAACAGGGTAAAAAGACAAAAATGCGCTTGCCGCTTGTCCAATCCGATGTTGCtagttttcgtttttttttttttctggcctTAGCTGACTGACTGACGATGGACAAGCCAGTAGAGTCAAGAGCTTAGGGCTAACCGCTGCACtgcgagaaatatttaataaatgcgtccaaataataacatttatagGTGGgatgttataaacatttttggatAGCTGATGCTAAACGTGCtttgagttttaaatttaatttaaagtgtaTAAGAAGTTTTCCACAGTAAACCACAATTTTTCTTAGTGAAAGATAACCCAATCCCCGACTTGGCTGCCTGTCCCCTTCTTTACCGACCATAAGTCCGCGCCTGATGATCAAAAACAACTACCTCGGACTGATGACTGACCCTTGAAAGCATTTCTGCTGTTGTTTCTCATCCAGCCTAAAACACGGGGTGGGGTAGACAGAGGGTAGAGCAGAGGCGCACTGGACAAGACAACTCGCTGTTCCTCCACTTCAGTTTGACTGATTCAATTCATAAAATGGCCCTCTGCCCGGGATGAGCTTGTAATTTGCTAAATTCGTTTTATTGGCCAACATGCAAGCGCGGAATGGAATGgagtggtgtggtgtggtgtggtgtggaggggagtggagtggagtggaatAGCGGCGGCGACTGCCTTCCGTCTGCAGCGACTTtaactgcaactgcagcgaAGGATTGTAATCATTTAGGTTTATTATTTGTGGCAGCAAACATGTTCCAGGGGAGCTCGAAAGCTGCGTGATAGCGATAGGCAGGCCGTCCTGACTGCCGGGATTAGTTTTCTGGCCACAAAGAAGACGAGTCAACTGAAGCCGCAGATCAAACCAACTCAAGTCAACTCAAGCCAGGCGAATGCTAATGCGAGTGTGCATCTCCAGTGGGAAGACCACAAACAAATGACTTAATTACCATTCAGCCCGCGAGCCCTATGCACTGGTAGAAATGGGACATAATGTAATTAAAGTAACTAAAAtcattgaaaatcaaaaaaaaacataaccaATTGCGATGTTCCTATCCAGCGCACTATAACCATTTGGGAGTTATAGCATATCAAAGGAGcgatattaaaatattttgaatagcTTTTAAAGCTTTTCTTTCAGTGCAAACCGCCTTGTCAGATCTCTTCCCTTTCTTCCTGCCTAGATCCATTGCGATTCCTTTCGTGTGGCTAATTGTCGGTGGGATTAcgattatatattataaataagagAGCAGGCTCCCAGAGATACCTAATTAGTGTCGCAAGCGGCGCCCATCGCCGACTGATCGTGTTCAGGCCATTAATTGAATGGTTTCCCCTTTCTGTTTCTCTTCCTTTCCCAAAACAGAAAACTGGATCGCGAGCTGCAGGCGAGCTACAGCTTCATGGTTTTGGCCACGGACGGAGGACGTTATGAAGTGGGATCAGCTTCGGTTCCGGTGCAGATCAATGTGCTGGATGTCAATGACAACAGACCCGTATTCGAGCGATATCCCTATATCGGACAGGTCCCAGCTCTCATTCAACCTGGTCAAACATTGCTGAAGGTTCAGGCCCATGATGCCGATTTGGGTGGCAACGGAGAGGTTGTTTATTCCCTCAAGGCAGAAAACTCAGCCGTAAGTGGAAAGTTTCGAATAAATCCCAGCACGGGAGCCTTAAGTGCCTCACAGAGCTTGGCCAGTGAGAGTGGAAAACTACTGCAACTGGAGGTGATGGCCAGGGACAAGGGAAATCCCCCCCAGTCCAGCATGGGTCTCATTGAAATTCTAGTAGGGGAATCGCACCAAGGATCGCCGGTTCTCCGTTTCCAAAACGAAACATATAGGGTCAAGATCATGGAGAATTCTCCTTCGGGCACAAAACTTATCCAAGTTGTGGCACTTCGAAGCGATGGTCGTCGCCAAAAGGTGCAATTCTCGTTTGGTGCTGGCAATGAAGACGGTATATTGTCCTTAGATTCACTGTCAGGCGACATAAGGGTGAATAAACCCCACCTTCTCGACTTTGATCGCTTTGCCACGCCCTCAATGTCAGCCTTGAATCGTGGCAGAGCTATGCACTATGAGCAGGAAATTGACGAATCAGCTGAGGAGGATACAAACAATGCCACCCGATCCCAAAGGGCCCTGACATCGTCATCCTTTGCCCTGACCAACAGCCAGCCCAATGAAATACATGTGGTTGTGGTAGCTCGCACCACTGAGGCTCCCTTTCTGGCCGCCTTCTCAGAATTGGTGATCGAACTGGAGGACGAGAACGACAACAGTCCACAGTTTTCGCAAAAGCAATTTGTGGCAATCGTTTCGGAGGGAAATAGCAAAGGAACTTTCGTGGCCCAGGTTCAAGCTTTCGATTCGGATGCAGGCTCCAACGCTCGACTAAGATTTCATATCGTCGATGGCAACCACGACAATGCATTCGTCATTGAACCCGCTTTCAGTGGCATTGTGAAGACCAACATCGTGTTGGATCGCGAGATCCGTGACATCTACAAGCTCAAAATCATCGCTACAGATGAGGGAGTCCCCCAGATGACGGGCACTGCCACTATAAGGGTGCAGATCGTCGATGTGAATGATAACCAGCCCACTTTTCCCCCAAACAATCTCGTCAGTGTCAGTGAAGGTaagtttgaaaacttttaaatattatacaaaaaatttgccccattaaaatttgttttccccGCAATAgagtttgattttgttttcccATTTAATCTTATTTCTTCCCTATTTGGCTCTTCTTTATTTTCCAGCCACTGAACTTGGAGCTGTAATAACCTCCATTTCAGCCAACGATGTGGATACTCATCCCACTCTGACTTATCGTCTTGGCAGCGAATCAACATTGGAAACAGAAAACCTGTCCATATTCGCCCTAGATCGGTATAGTGGAAAGCTCATCTTGAAACGACATTTGGACTATGAACTCCAGCAAGAATATGAGCTCGAGGTGATTGCCTCAGATACAGCCCATGAAGCTCGCACTATCCTCACTATTCGGGTGAATGACGAAAACGATAACGCACCGATATTCCTGGCCCAACAGCCACCGGCTTACTTTGCCATTATGCCAGCTAAGGCCGAGATCAGTGATAGTCTTTACATGGACTTGGAGCTCCTAACAGTCAATGCCACTGATGCAGATTCGGAGGGCAAAAACTCCCAGGTTACTTACTCAATTGAACCAAACTTGGATGGCTTCTCTGTGCACCCATCAAATGGTATTGTTTCGGTCAATATGAGTAGATTGCAGCCTGCAACTTCCGCCAGCGGAGATTACTTTGTCCAAATTTCAGCCAAGGATGCAGGAAAACCAATCATGAGAAGTTCTACACTTTTGAGGGTTCAGGCAAGTGACAATGGCTCAGGACGTTCGCAATTCCAGCAAAATCAATATAGGGCCCAGATCAGCGAGGCAGCTCCATTGGGCTCAGTTGTCCTCCAACTGGGGCAGGATGTTCTCGATCAATCCTTTGTCATTGCCTCTGGAAATGAGGAATCCAAATTTGAATTGCTACAGTCCAAATCAATTGTTTTGGTCAAGTCTTTGGATAGAGAACGCAACGATCTGTACAAACTAAGATTGGTTTTAAGCCATCCACATGGATCTGCAGTTTCTGGCAGCTCCAATTCCGGAATCTCGGTGATCATTACAATCTTGGATGCCAACGATAACTTCCCCATTTTCGACCGCAGTGCCAAATACGAGGCTGAGATCAGCGAACTAGCTCCTTTGAGATATTCCATAGCCCAATTACAGGCCATCGATGCTGATCAGGAGAACACCCCGAACTCAGAAGTGGTGTACGACATAACCTCTGGCAATGATGAGCACATGTTTACAATAGATCTCGTCAGTGGAGTACTTTTTGTGAACAACCGCTTAGATTACGATTCGGGGGCCAAGAGCTATGAGCTCATTATCCGAGCTTGCGATAGTCATCACACGAGACCTCTTTGCAGTTTGCAACCCTTTAGATTGGAACTCCACGATGAGAACGACAATGAACCCAAGTTTCCGCTTTCTGAATATGTTCACTTCCTAGCCGAAAATGAACCCGTTGGTAGCTCTGTATTTCGTGCTCATGCCAGTGATTTGGACAAGGGACCCTTTGGACAACTCAACTACAGCATTGCTCCTGCTCCCAGCGACGAAAGTTCGTGGAAACTGTTCCGAGTGGATGCGGAAAGTGGATTGGTTACATCCGCTTCCGTTTTCGACTACGAGCAGAGGCAACGTTATGATCTGGAACTCCAAGCCTCTGACATGGGTGGCAAAAAAGCTCGAGTAGCTGTGCGAGTGGAAATCGAGTCCAGGGATGAGTTCACTCCGCAGTTCACAGAGCGTACGTACAGATTTGTGCTGCCGGCAGCGGTGGCTTTGCCCCAGGGCTTCGTAGTGGGTCAAGTCACGGCAACTGATGGCGACAGTGGTCCAGATGGCCGAGTGGTTTACCAACTAAGTGCTCCACACTCGCACTTCAAGGTTAACCGTAGCAGTGGTGCTGTTCTTATCAAGAGAAAACTCAAACTGGATGGAGATGACCAACTGTACATGGATAGTCGGGATATCAGCTTGGTTATCTCAGCTTCTTCGGGGCGCCACAACTCTCTGTCCAGCATGGCTGTTGTCGAGATCGCCTTGGATCCTTTGGCCCATCCAGGCACAAATCTGGCCAGTGCTGGTGTTTCGTCGAGCGGCTCCATGGGCGATTGGGCCATTGGTCTACTGGTAGCATTTCTCCTGGTCCTTTGTGCTGCCGCCGGAATCTTTCTGTTCATGCACATGAGAAGTCGGAAGCCGAGGAATGTGGTCAAACCGCATCTGAGCACAGAGACTGTGGGTGTGGGCAGTTCCAATAGTTACGTGGATCCCAGTGCCTTCGACACGATACCCATAAGAGGGGGAATTACAGGTGGTGCGGCGGGAGCGGCTTCTGGTCAATTCGCTCCTCCCAAATACGACGAGATTCCTCCCTTTGGACCTCATGCCGGTAGTTCCGGGGCAGCCACAACCTCCGAGCTATCCGGATCTGAGCAGTCGGGTTCCAGCGGACGAGGATCGGCGGAGGATGATGGAGAGGATGAGGA
This window contains:
- the LOC128253592 gene encoding protein dachsous; this encodes MKAAMDSAVTTRTSMGNHQQPKDFTMFHRCRRRCNIKSISSPPALHPSHMLSKGLLCLLVILLWGHSTQAASSDKERERKLEVFEGVAVDHQIGYIGDFDGIDSGPPYIIVAEAGVETDLAIDRATGEIRTKVKLDRETRASYSLVAIPLSGRNIRVVVTVKDENDNAPTFPQPSMHIEFPENTPREVKRTLLPARDLDLEPYNTQRYNIVSGNVNDAFRLSSHRERDGVLYLDLQISGFLDRETTPGYSLLIEALDGGSPPLRGFMTVNITIQDVNDNQPIFNQSRYFATVPENATVGTSVLQVYASDTDADENGLVEYAINRRQSDKEQMFRIDSRTGAIYINKALDFETKELHELVVVAKDHGEQPLETTAFVSIRVTDVNDNQPTINVIFLSDDASPKISESAQPGEFVARISVHDPDSKTEYANVNVTLNGGDGHFALTTRDNSIYLVIVKLPLDREMVSNYTLSVIATDKGTPPLHATKSIFLRITDVNDNPPEFEQDLYHANVMEVADPGTSVLQVLAHDRDEGLNSALSYSLAETPDTHAQWFQIDPQTGLITTRSHIDCETEPVPQLTVIARDGGVPPLSSSATVLVTIHDVNDNEPIFDQSFYNVSVAENEPVGRCILKVSASDPDCGVNAMVNYTLGEGFKHLTEFEVRSASGEICIAGELDFERRSSYEFPVLATDRGGLSTTAVIKMQLTDINDNRPVFYPREYNVSLRESSNGPTQASSAPIVAVVATDSDSGSFGQVSYRIVAGNEAGIFRIDRASGEIFVARPDMLSVRTQPMHMLNISATDGGNLRSSADAVVFLSIIDAMQRPPIFEKPRYNYYVKEDIPRGTVVGSVIATSGDIAQRSPVRYSIYSGDPDGFFSIEASSGNIRIAKPLDHEAKAQVLLNIQATLGEPPVYGHTQVNVEVEDVNDNAPEFEASMVRISVPENAELGAPLYAAHAHDKDSGSSGQVTYSLVKDSGKRLFAIDARSGHLVLSQHLDYETSQRHSLIVTATDGGVPSLSTNLTILVDVQDVNDNPPVFEREEYFVNVSESRSINAQIIQVNASDLDTGNNARITYRIVDAGVDNVTNSISSSDVAQHFGIFPNSGWIYLRAPLDRETRDRYQLTVLATDNGTPAAHAKTRVMVRVLDANDNDPKFLKAKYEFWIEENLRRGSVVGVVTAGDLDLGENAAIRYSLLPANSSFQVHLVTGEITTREPLDRELRELYDLVVEARDQGTPVRSARVPVRVHVSDVNDNAPEIADPQEDVVSVREEQPPGTDVVRIRAIDRDYGQNASITYSIVKGRDSDGHGLFSIDPSSGVIRTRVVLDHEERSIYRLGVAASDGGSPPRETVRMLRVEVLDLNDNRPTFTSSSLVFRVREDAVVGHVVGSISPSERPADVSRNSVEESFEDLRVTYTLNPLTKDLIEGAFDIDRHTGNLVVARLLDREVQSEFRLEIRALDTTASNNPQSSAITVKIEVADVNDNAPEWSQDPIDLQVSEATPLGTIIHNFTATDADTGTNGELQYRLLRYFPQLNESQEQAMPLFGLDSLTGSLSLQAPLDFEAVQEYLLIVQALDQSSNVPDRLQTSVTVRLRVLDANDNAPQFVSPNTNGGKSATLFIGDSTRIGENVAHIVAVDKDSGDNGRLTYEITGGNGEGRFRINPQTGVIELVKSLPPAAEDVEKNGRFSLVISAKDHGQPESKRSFLNLQLVVQGSHNNPPRFLQAVYRATILENVPSGSFVLQVTAKSLHGGENANLSYEIPNGVANDLFHVDWQRGIITTRGQFDRESKASYVLPVYVRDANRLATSASSAVRKQRSSDSNGETSNGQHFDVATVYISIGDVNDNSPEFRPGSCYGLSIPENSEPGVIHTVVASDLDEGPNSDLIYSITGGNQGNKFSINARSGELSVRALDREQQSMYILQIQASDRGQPKSRQGHCNITVFVEDQNDNAPRFKLSKYIASVQEDAPLGTSVVQINAVDADLGVNARLVYSLANETQWQFAIDSQSGLITTVGKLDRELQASYSFMVLATDGGRYEVGSASVPVQINVLDVNDNRPVFERYPYIGQVPALIQPGQTLLKVQAHDADLGGNGEVVYSLKAENSAVSGKFRINPSTGALSASQSLASESGKLLQLEVMARDKGNPPQSSMGLIEILVGESHQGSPVLRFQNETYRVKIMENSPSGTKLIQVVALRSDGRRQKVQFSFGAGNEDGILSLDSLSGDIRVNKPHLLDFDRFATPSMSALNRGRAMHYEQEIDESAEEDTNNATRSQRALTSSSFALTNSQPNEIHVVVVARTTEAPFLAAFSELVIELEDENDNSPQFSQKQFVAIVSEGNSKGTFVAQVQAFDSDAGSNARLRFHIVDGNHDNAFVIEPAFSGIVKTNIVLDREIRDIYKLKIIATDEGVPQMTGTATIRVQIVDVNDNQPTFPPNNLVSVSEATELGAVITSISANDVDTHPTLTYRLGSESTLETENLSIFALDRYSGKLILKRHLDYELQQEYELEVIASDTAHEARTILTIRVNDENDNAPIFLAQQPPAYFAIMPAKAEISDSLYMDLELLTVNATDADSEGKNSQVTYSIEPNLDGFSVHPSNGIVSVNMSRLQPATSASGDYFVQISAKDAGKPIMRSSTLLRVQASDNGSGRSQFQQNQYRAQISEAAPLGSVVLQLGQDVLDQSFVIASGNEESKFELLQSKSIVLVKSLDRERNDLYKLRLVLSHPHGSAVSGSSNSGISVIITILDANDNFPIFDRSAKYEAEISELAPLRYSIAQLQAIDADQENTPNSEVVYDITSGNDEHMFTIDLVSGVLFVNNRLDYDSGAKSYELIIRACDSHHTRPLCSLQPFRLELHDENDNEPKFPLSEYVHFLAENEPVGSSVFRAHASDLDKGPFGQLNYSIAPAPSDESSWKLFRVDAESGLVTSASVFDYEQRQRYDLELQASDMGGKKARVAVRVEIESRDEFTPQFTERTYRFVLPAAVALPQGFVVGQVTATDGDSGPDGRVVYQLSAPHSHFKVNRSSGAVLIKRKLKLDGDDQLYMDSRDISLVISASSGRHNSLSSMAVVEIALDPLAHPGTNLASAGVSSSGSMGDWAIGLLVAFLLVLCAAAGIFLFMHMRSRKPRNVVKPHLSTETVGVGSSNSYVDPSAFDTIPIRGGITGGAAGAASGQFAPPKYDEIPPFGPHAGSSGAATTSELSGSEQSGSSGRGSAEDDGEDEEIRMINEGPLHHRNGGAGAGSDGGRISDISVQNTQEYLARLGIVDHDPSGGGGAASSMAGSSHPMHMFHDDDATARSDITNLIYAKLNDVTGAGSEIGSSADDAGTTAGSIGTIGTAITHGHGVMSSYGEVPVPVPVVVGGSNVGGSLSSIVHSEEELAGSYNWDYLLDWGPQYQPLAHVFSEIARLKDDTISEHSGSGASSSAKSKHSSSGSVVLKPPPLAPPTHIPPPLLTNVAPRAINLPMRLPPHLSLAPTHLPRSPIGHEASGSFSTSSAMSPSFSPSLSPLATRSPSISPLGAGPPTHLPHVSLPRHGHAPQPSQRGNVGTRM